GCCAGCGTAGTGGCCTCGAGTCCCCGGCGGTGAATCAGCCGCGCGGCCGCGTCCACCAGCCGCTGCCGCTTGTCTCGTCTGGCTTCGCGCACGGGTGAAGATTGGCGTGCGACCCGCCGGGCCGGCAAGCCGGGGCCCGGGCGCGCGGGCAGACTAGCCGCGCAGGATGAGGGCCACCGCCGCGGCCAGCGCGACCACCACGGCCGCAACCGCGACCGCCACGCGCCAAAAACGCCGCGGCCGGGCCGCCGGTCGACCTGCGCTCAGGTCTTCCAGCGCCTCGTGGAACTCGGCGGCCGTGGCGAACCGATCCTCCGGCTCCTTCGCCAACGCCTTGGCCAGCACCCGCTCGAGCTCGCGGGGCGCCAGGTCGAGCGAGCGCCGATGCTCCGGAGGCGTGTCCGTCAAGCGGCCGCTTCTGCTGGAGGAGCGATCGGGCCAACTCGCCGGCGGCTCGCCCACCAGCATCTCGTAGAGCACGCAGCCCAGACTGTAGATGTCGGTGCGCTCGTCCAACTTGGCGCTCCCCATGGCCTGCTCGGGGCTCATGTAGCCCGGGGTACCCATGACCTTGTCGGGCATGGTGAGCTTCTCGAACCCACACGCGTCGCACGCGCGGGCGAGGCCGAAGTCCGCCACCAGGGTGTGGCCCTCGGAGATGAGGATGTTCTCCGGCTTGATGTCGCGGTGGATGATGCCGTGGGCGTGGGCGTACGCCAGCGCGTCGGCCGCGTCGCGGGTGAAGTGCAGGATCTCGCCGAGGGTGAGTTTGGGCTCGCGCTCCAGACGCGCCCGGAGCGCCTCGCCCTCGATGTAGGGCATCACGTAGTAGAGGAGGTCCCCAGCCTCGCCCGCCGCGAAGATCGGCACGATGTGGGGGTGCGAGAGCTGGCCGGCCAGCTCGATCTCCCGGCGGAAGCGCTCCCGCGTGGTCGGGCTCGGAACCGCCGGATCCATGACCTTGATCGCGACTTTACGGCTCGGCTTCCGCTGCAGCCCCAGGTAGACCGTGGCCATGCCGCCACGGCCGACCTCGCCGAGCACGTTGTACTCGGCGGTCAGGGCGGAGCGGAGCGTCTCGAGCGTATCGGGCATACTCCTCCAGAATGCGGCCGCCGGCTTCCAGGTTCCCCGGAGGCCTGCGATGTCCCGCCGGGCCGCCAACTCAGCCGGTGAGTCGCCGTACCGTGGACAGCGTGATAACCGCCCCGAGCAGGGCGGACAGCACCGCAACCAGCAATCTCCGGCACGCCGGCGGGAGCGGGAACACGCGGTGGATACCGCGTCTTGGTATCCGCAAGTACCATAACGAAGGTCATCACCACGGCCAAAGGGGATCAAGTGACCTGGGCATTCGCACCTGTCTGGAACGGCGCGCTGACGTACGACCGCTTCGTGAAGGAGTCCACGGAGCATTGCGGGGACCCTGGGAACCGGGCGTTCCAACTGCCGCACCGCACGGCCAGGGCGCCCTATCGCTGATGATCCTCAAAGGTAGTGGTGCCGGGGAACATCAGCGCGAACCCGTACCACCGCGTGAACAGTTGCAAGGGCCGTTCGGCGCGCCGTCGCCGGCCGAGGGCGTCGGCGACCACTCCTCCTCGGAAGGCGTCGCCGGTGTCGAGGCGCAGCGTATCCGCGCTCCAGTGGGCGGCCGTGGCCATCGTGAAGATCGCGGCGGGAGCGCCCGCTCCCGCGTCGAAGAACACGAGTAGGCGCCTGCCGGCGAGGGTGTCCACGAGCACGTTCCCCGCGGCCCGAATGGTTTCGAGCGGGTAGTAGCGAGCGGTCGAGTCGATCCACACGCCGAGGCCGACATCCATCGTCGGACGACGGGTGTCCTCCCGGCTCATGGTGCGCAGGAAGATCGGCCCGAGGACGGGTACTCGCTCGGCGAGTGGCGCCCACCGGCTCGGCTGGCGCACCGGCCGATCCGAGACGGCCACGCGGACGTCGGGGTTCGCGGCAAGCGCTTCGCGTGCCGTCGTGTGCAGGAGGTTGCCCGGGGACCCCAGGCGCCGACCCTTCAGCGGCCCGTAGAGGCAGCTGCCGGTGACGTGATGCCAGAGCGAGCGCGTCTCGCGGTCGCGAAGAATCGAGACGCCGTCGTAGAGTCCGGCGAACTCGAAGTGCAGCAGCCTCTGGTCCACGATGGGAGTCAACC
The DNA window shown above is from Gemmatimonadales bacterium and carries:
- a CDS encoding serine/threonine-protein kinase, which produces MPDTLETLRSALTAEYNVLGEVGRGGMATVYLGLQRKPSRKVAIKVMDPAVPSPTTRERFRREIELAGQLSHPHIVPIFAAGEAGDLLYYVMPYIEGEALRARLEREPKLTLGEILHFTRDAADALAYAHAHGIIHRDIKPENILISEGHTLVADFGLARACDACGFEKLTMPDKVMGTPGYMSPEQAMGSAKLDERTDIYSLGCVLYEMLVGEPPASWPDRSSSRSGRLTDTPPEHRRSLDLAPRELERVLAKALAKEPEDRFATAAEFHEALEDLSAGRPAARPRRFWRVAVAVAAVVVALAAAVALILRG